In Sphingomonas psychrotolerans, the following proteins share a genomic window:
- a CDS encoding AAA family ATPase — protein sequence MNDETPRRYRGSLLERAAEQYGYMRPAAPAPERLIVPEEAPLTLTVRAPAAPAPEPETVAEVVPAPQPVSHAEPKPHVAPRTARRQAPIDRIALREGGMLVPGAQITAMAEEFRMVKRQLLLTARAVAAKDSAKAADHARMILVCSAQPDEGKTFCAINLALSMAAEKDMEILLVDADFAKPDILARLGLPEGPGLLDALAGAVSDVEECIIDTDVPQLSVLPAGTRTNGDTELLASDRARKILDGLAKANPRRIVIMDSPPALAASPAAVLAMHAGQVMLVVRADRTSESDLREAVAVLDGCEHIQLLLNSVSFQPGGRRFGNYYGEAGE from the coding sequence ATGAACGACGAAACCCCCCGCCGCTATCGCGGCTCGCTGCTCGAACGGGCAGCCGAGCAATATGGCTATATGCGGCCGGCCGCGCCGGCGCCCGAGCGCCTCATCGTGCCGGAAGAAGCGCCGCTGACGCTGACGGTCCGCGCGCCTGCCGCGCCCGCGCCAGAGCCCGAAACGGTAGCCGAAGTCGTGCCTGCGCCGCAGCCGGTTTCCCATGCCGAGCCCAAGCCGCACGTTGCGCCGCGTACCGCCCGGCGTCAGGCACCGATCGACCGGATCGCGCTGCGCGAGGGCGGTATGCTCGTGCCCGGCGCGCAGATCACCGCGATGGCGGAGGAATTCCGCATGGTGAAGCGCCAGTTGCTGCTCACCGCGCGGGCAGTGGCGGCGAAGGACAGCGCCAAGGCGGCCGATCACGCGCGGATGATCCTCGTCTGCTCGGCCCAGCCCGACGAAGGCAAGACCTTTTGCGCGATCAATCTCGCGCTCTCGATGGCGGCCGAGAAGGACATGGAGATCCTGCTCGTCGATGCCGATTTCGCCAAGCCCGATATCCTCGCGCGGCTGGGCCTGCCCGAGGGGCCGGGCCTGCTCGACGCGCTTGCCGGTGCAGTGAGCGATGTCGAGGAATGCATCATCGATACCGATGTGCCGCAGCTTTCGGTGCTTCCCGCGGGGACCCGCACCAACGGCGATACCGAGCTCCTGGCGAGCGACCGTGCCCGCAAGATCCTCGACGGGCTGGCCAAGGCCAATCCGCGCCGCATCGTGATCATGGATTCGCCGCCCGCGCTCGCGGCCTCGCCGGCGGCGGTGCTGGCGATGCATGCGGGGCAAGTGATGCTCGTCGTCCGCGCCGACCGCACCAGCGAGAGCGATCTGCGCGAGGCAGTGGCCGTCCTCGACGGCTGCGAACACATCCAGCTGCTGCTCAATTCGGTTTCTTTCCAACCCGGCGGCCGCCGGTTCGGAAATTATTATGGGGAGGCGGGCGAATGA
- a CDS encoding XrtA system polysaccharide chain length determinant, with protein sequence MGSLFDEARAALHAIWMRRWIALAVAWGLCLAGWLVVSQMPNSYESRARIFVQLRQILPTDGAASAAQQQRDIDRVRQTLTSAVNLEKVVRGTDMAKSVSTDRDVADRIAGLQKAIKLTAQQDNLFEITVTAASGKMAQQITQKLIDIFVEENLADGRDASGQSLRFLDQQLEVRQKALQEAEAKKADFQARYLGSLPGTGSLNDRIGAARTQLAQVQSDLAAAQSGLSAVNGQMAGTPTNVAGQGGAVTGPARARLAAIQGQLAEGRSRGWTDSHPDMIALRSQLAAAQSAARAEPVASSAAGASNPLYLSLQSMRADKASTVAALTQRKDQIEDDLAQFEGKMAQAPGLAAEQGQIDREYQVLKDQYDKLLSDREQVRIRSQAQTETDAVKFNVVDPPTLPRAPTKPNRPLLLIAVLIAGLGAGVAAAFGLDKLTTTFPTAARLEKASGMPVIGSIAEVLSAAQIEMRRRKLRLFAGAAAGLAMAFVGLLGLEFVQRGMGA encoded by the coding sequence ATGGGAAGTCTCTTCGACGAAGCACGCGCGGCGCTGCACGCGATCTGGATGCGGCGCTGGATCGCGCTGGCGGTAGCCTGGGGGCTGTGCCTCGCGGGCTGGCTGGTTGTGTCGCAGATGCCGAACAGCTATGAATCGCGGGCGCGGATCTTCGTGCAATTGCGCCAGATCCTGCCGACCGACGGCGCCGCCTCGGCCGCGCAGCAGCAGCGCGACATCGACCGGGTGCGCCAGACGCTGACCTCGGCGGTCAATCTCGAGAAGGTGGTGCGCGGCACCGACATGGCGAAGTCCGTGTCGACCGACCGCGATGTCGCCGACCGGATCGCCGGACTGCAAAAGGCGATCAAGCTCACCGCGCAGCAGGACAATCTGTTCGAGATCACCGTGACCGCGGCGAGCGGCAAGATGGCGCAGCAGATCACGCAGAAATTGATCGATATCTTCGTCGAGGAGAATCTCGCCGACGGGCGTGACGCCAGCGGGCAATCTTTGCGCTTCCTCGACCAACAGCTCGAGGTGCGCCAGAAGGCGCTGCAGGAAGCCGAGGCGAAGAAGGCCGACTTCCAGGCGCGCTATCTCGGCTCGCTGCCGGGCACCGGATCGCTCAACGATCGCATCGGTGCGGCGCGGACCCAGCTGGCACAGGTCCAGTCGGACCTCGCGGCGGCGCAGAGCGGGCTGAGCGCCGTCAACGGCCAGATGGCGGGAACCCCGACCAACGTGGCCGGGCAGGGCGGTGCGGTCACCGGACCCGCACGCGCGCGGCTCGCGGCTATCCAGGGCCAGCTTGCCGAAGGGCGCAGCCGCGGCTGGACCGACAGCCATCCCGACATGATCGCGCTGCGCAGCCAGCTCGCCGCGGCGCAGTCCGCCGCGCGTGCCGAGCCGGTGGCGAGTAGTGCGGCGGGGGCCAGCAATCCGCTTTACCTGAGCCTCCAGTCGATGCGGGCCGACAAGGCCTCGACCGTCGCGGCGCTGACCCAGCGCAAGGACCAGATCGAGGACGACCTTGCCCAGTTCGAGGGCAAGATGGCGCAGGCCCCCGGCCTCGCCGCCGAGCAGGGCCAGATCGACCGCGAATATCAGGTCCTCAAGGATCAATATGACAAATTGCTCTCGGACCGCGAGCAGGTGCGCATTCGCAGCCAGGCGCAGACCGAGACCGACGCCGTCAAATTCAACGTCGTCGACCCGCCGACGCTGCCACGCGCGCCGACCAAGCCCAACCGGCCGCTGCTGCTGATCGCAGTGCTGATCGCGGGACTCGGCGCGGGCGTTGCCGCGGCGTTCGGCCTCGACAAATTGACCACGACCTTCCCGACCGCGGCGAGGCTGGAGAAGGCCAGCGGCATGCCGGTGATCGGATCGATCGCCGAAGTGCTGAGCGCGGCGCAGATCGAGATGCGGCGGCGCAAGCTGCGGCTGTTCGCGGGGGCCGCGGCAGGGCTGGCAATGGCGTTCGTCGGGCTGCTCGGGCTCGAATTCGTCCAGCGCGGAATGGGTGCCTGA
- a CDS encoding XrtA/PEP-CTERM system exopolysaccharide export protein, with amino-acid sequence MVFKSFGRVLAGAGVIATLLSGCSGGSRPELPPAGSVATREAPSDEYVIGPMDQLNVFVWRNPELSAKVQVRPDGRITTPLISDMPAVGKTPAMLADDLKYALGEYIKDPIVSVIVENFSGTYSQQIRVVGATEKPASIPYRANMTALDAMIAVGGLSEFASGNRARLVRYDKATGKQREYKVRLGDLLKNGDISANVRLEPGDVLIIPESMF; translated from the coding sequence ATGGTTTTCAAGTCGTTTGGCAGGGTTTTGGCAGGGGCTGGCGTCATCGCCACCTTGCTGTCGGGGTGCTCCGGGGGGAGCCGGCCCGAACTGCCGCCCGCCGGCAGCGTCGCGACGCGCGAAGCGCCGAGCGATGAATATGTCATCGGCCCGATGGACCAGCTCAACGTCTTCGTGTGGCGCAATCCCGAGCTGTCGGCCAAGGTGCAGGTGCGCCCCGACGGCCGGATCACCACGCCGCTGATCAGCGACATGCCGGCGGTGGGCAAGACCCCCGCGATGCTCGCTGACGATCTGAAATATGCGCTCGGTGAATATATCAAGGACCCGATCGTCTCGGTGATCGTCGAGAATTTTTCGGGCACCTACAGCCAGCAGATCCGTGTCGTCGGCGCGACCGAGAAGCCGGCGTCGATCCCGTACCGCGCCAATATGACCGCGCTCGACGCGATGATCGCCGTGGGCGGCCTGAGCGAATTCGCCTCGGGCAACCGCGCGCGGCTGGTCCGCTACGACAAGGCGACCGGCAAGCAGCGCGAGTATAAGGTCCGCCTCGGCGATTTGCTCAAGAACGGCGACATCTCGGCGAACGTCCGCCTCGAACCGGGTGATGTGCTGATCATCCCCGAGAGCATGTTCTGA
- a CDS encoding pyridoxal-dependent decarboxylase, exosortase A system-associated: MNPKAFGPIPPEFRTLDTLPWLAEATPAYVYDFGIVATRIARLRAALPRQVAVHYAIKANPLPALLKAIAPLVDGLDVASAGEMDKALDVMAAGAISFAGPGKRDAEIELAIRAGVTLNVESESEGQRALAIAGMLGMRPKLAVRVNPDFELRGSGMKMGGRASPFGVEAQHVAGLVKRLIIGGAEWRGLHIFAGSQSLDTQAVIETQAATVALAARIAEEARRAPPLVNLGGGFGIPYFPGDVALDVEAIGAALAGELGKLDTKYAIELGRWLVGEAGVYLARVIDRKVSQGETFLILDGGLNHHLAATGNFGTVVRRNYPVAVAHRMQDPAEEVVTIVGPLCTPLDRLADRVSLPRANVGDVIAIFASGAYGASASPSGFLGHPPARELLIGRSDHA; encoded by the coding sequence ATGAACCCCAAAGCCTTCGGCCCGATTCCGCCCGAATTCAGAACCCTCGACACGCTGCCGTGGCTGGCGGAGGCGACGCCGGCTTATGTCTACGACTTCGGCATCGTCGCCACCCGGATCGCGCGGTTGCGCGCCGCGCTGCCGCGCCAGGTGGCGGTGCATTATGCGATCAAGGCCAATCCCTTGCCCGCGCTTCTCAAGGCGATCGCGCCGCTGGTCGACGGGCTCGACGTCGCTTCCGCCGGCGAGATGGACAAGGCGCTCGACGTCATGGCGGCAGGCGCGATAAGCTTTGCCGGGCCGGGCAAGCGCGATGCCGAGATCGAGCTGGCGATCCGTGCCGGCGTGACGCTCAACGTCGAGTCGGAGAGCGAGGGACAGCGCGCGCTGGCGATCGCCGGGATGCTGGGGATGCGCCCGAAGCTCGCGGTGCGGGTGAACCCCGATTTCGAGCTGCGCGGGTCGGGAATGAAGATGGGCGGCCGCGCCTCGCCCTTCGGAGTCGAGGCACAGCACGTCGCCGGGCTGGTCAAGCGGCTGATCATCGGCGGCGCCGAGTGGCGCGGGCTGCATATCTTCGCCGGATCGCAGTCGCTCGACACGCAGGCAGTGATCGAGACGCAGGCGGCGACGGTGGCACTGGCTGCACGGATCGCCGAGGAGGCACGGCGCGCGCCGCCGCTCGTCAATCTGGGCGGCGGGTTCGGCATCCCCTATTTCCCGGGCGACGTGGCACTCGATGTCGAGGCGATCGGCGCGGCGCTGGCGGGCGAGCTCGGCAAGCTCGACACCAAATATGCCATCGAATTGGGGCGCTGGCTGGTCGGCGAGGCGGGCGTGTATCTCGCGCGGGTGATCGACCGCAAGGTGAGCCAGGGGGAGACTTTCCTGATTCTGGATGGCGGGCTCAATCATCATCTCGCCGCGACTGGCAATTTCGGCACGGTGGTCCGTCGCAACTATCCGGTCGCGGTCGCGCACCGGATGCAGGACCCGGCCGAAGAGGTGGTGACGATCGTCGGACCCTTGTGCACCCCGCTCGACCGGCTGGCCGACCGGGTGTCGCTTCCCAGGGCCAATGTGGGTGACGTCATCGCGATCTTCGCCTCGGGGGCGTATGGCGCCAGTGCCAGCCCTTCCGGATTCCTCGGCCATCCGCCGGCGCGCGAGCTGCTGATCGGCCGTTCCGACCACGCCTAA